Proteins found in one Mucilaginibacter gracilis genomic segment:
- a CDS encoding HYC_CC_PP family protein: MKRSALILLTAIYLLSCVGIGVNRFYCCGKLASVTLTYAKADHADKSNCCKNVSKSFKVKDSHVNAVSFAFGHLSPVILPSLATWHAAIPVAVQISTVAYQSNAPPGSPAAPIYTLNCAYRI, encoded by the coding sequence ATGAAACGGTCCGCGCTTATCTTATTAACGGCTATCTACCTTTTATCCTGTGTGGGTATAGGTGTAAACCGTTTTTATTGTTGCGGTAAGCTGGCTTCGGTTACCCTAACCTACGCCAAGGCAGACCATGCCGATAAAAGTAATTGCTGTAAAAATGTAAGTAAAAGTTTTAAGGTAAAAGATAGCCACGTCAATGCGGTTTCTTTTGCTTTTGGGCATTTGTCGCCTGTTATCTTGCCTTCATTAGCAACATGGCATGCCGCAATTCCTGTTGCCGTACAAATATCAACGGTGGCTTATCAAAGTAACGCCCCGCCGGGGAGCCCCGCTGCACCAATATATACCTTAAACTGCGCATACAGGATCTGA
- a CDS encoding DUF1573 domain-containing protein, with protein MKKLIMICAVILGFTVTASAQTDNKAEFKFVEEKHDFGKIPQGKPVTTEFTFTNIGEEPLILSNVQPTCGCTIADFTKTPVLKGAKGVIKITYNAAVASVFSKTIVVTSNAKTPTKNLIIMGEVMPAAAVAGSK; from the coding sequence ATGAAAAAGTTAATTATGATTTGCGCTGTAATTTTAGGTTTTACCGTTACGGCATCGGCACAAACAGATAATAAAGCCGAGTTTAAATTTGTAGAAGAAAAACACGATTTTGGTAAAATACCACAAGGCAAGCCCGTTACTACCGAGTTTACCTTTACAAATATTGGCGAAGAGCCTTTAATTTTAAGTAATGTACAACCTACCTGCGGTTGCACCATTGCCGATTTTACAAAAACACCTGTATTAAAAGGTGCTAAGGGTGTTATAAAAATTACTTATAACGCTGCTGTGGCAAGCGTTTTTTCTAAAACAATTGTGGTAACATCAAACGCAAAAACCCCAACCAAAAACCTCATTATTATGGGCGAGGTAATGCCGGCGGCTGCGGTTGCTGGTAGTAAATAA
- a CDS encoding AraC family transcriptional regulator, translated as MTNRNLVSPLSLSNQKEIHTLVETRRAYTMSHCELNVFETYERSELVPLTFSDLVITSMLRGKKVMHLFDKPGFDYLPGETVIVPPNITMKIDFPLATAAQPSQCTALAINQHEITSTLDFLNENYPREDQGIWQLNYNQFHFFNNDELAQLINKLVRISTGDALTKDVLANLTLKELLIRIMQMQNLNDVANNAHQLTNNRFAFVLEYIKQHITGKLSIDNLSQMAFMSKPSFFRAFKHELGISPVDYIIKERILLAKQLMNNPYNSISDACFKAGFNNLNYFSRTFKKIEGVTPSLYKTALRN; from the coding sequence ATGACTAATAGAAACCTGGTTAGTCCGTTAAGCCTAAGTAACCAAAAAGAGATACATACACTGGTAGAAACCCGCCGGGCCTACACCATGAGCCATTGCGAACTGAATGTTTTTGAAACATACGAGCGCAGCGAGCTGGTGCCTTTAACTTTTAGCGACCTGGTAATTACCAGCATGCTAAGAGGTAAAAAGGTAATGCACCTTTTTGATAAACCGGGCTTTGATTACCTTCCGGGAGAAACCGTTATAGTGCCGCCAAATATCACCATGAAAATTGATTTCCCGTTGGCCACGGCAGCGCAGCCATCGCAATGTACAGCATTGGCCATTAACCAGCATGAGATAACATCCACCCTTGATTTTTTGAATGAGAATTACCCGCGCGAAGACCAAGGTATTTGGCAATTAAACTATAACCAGTTTCACTTTTTTAATAATGATGAGTTAGCGCAACTCATTAATAAACTGGTACGCATTAGTACTGGCGACGCCCTAACCAAGGATGTTTTAGCTAACCTTACTTTAAAAGAACTACTGATCCGTATTATGCAGATGCAGAACCTCAACGATGTTGCAAATAACGCGCATCAGCTAACCAATAACCGCTTTGCCTTTGTTTTAGAGTATATTAAGCAGCACATTACCGGCAAGTTAAGCATCGACAATTTAAGCCAAATGGCCTTTATGAGTAAGCCAAGTTTTTTCCGCGCGTTTAAGCACGAGTTGGGCATATCGCCGGTAGATTATATAATTAAAGAGCGGATACTATTGGCTAAGCAACTCATGAACAACCCATACAACAGCATATCCGACGCTTGCTTTAAGGCAGGCTTTAATAACCTCAATTATTTTAGCCGAACCTTTAAAAAAATTGAAGGTGTTACACCAAGTTTATATAAAACTGCGCTAAGAAATTAG
- a CDS encoding pyridoxal phosphate-dependent aminotransferase: MPKISQKGREMPASPIRKLTPFADKAKQQGKKVYHLNIGQPDIETPEGMLNAIKNIDFKVWAYTASEGTLSYRTKLTSYYNKLGYNITPDNIIVTTGGSEAIIITMLTCLNPGDEVIIPEPFYANYNGFACQSDVVVKPILSYIENGFALPAIAEFEKLITDKTKAIIICNPNNPTGYLYSPEELEALKQLALKYDLYLFSDEAYREFCYDGRTFISPMHLNGLDENVVVLDTVSKRYSACGARLGCMITKNKNIISSALKFAQARLSPGMVEQIAGEAAVDTPDEYFKKVNKEYTHRRDVLVQALNKMEGVFCPNPGGAFYVVATFPIDNADKFCQWMLEEFEYDNQTVMMAPATGFYSTPGAGLNQVRMAYVLNADDLQKAMVCLEKALQVYPGRVG; this comes from the coding sequence ATGCCAAAAATTTCGCAAAAAGGCAGGGAAATGCCTGCTTCGCCCATCAGAAAGTTAACGCCATTTGCCGACAAAGCTAAACAACAAGGAAAAAAAGTTTACCATTTAAACATCGGTCAGCCGGATATAGAAACTCCCGAAGGCATGCTCAATGCCATTAAAAACATCGATTTTAAGGTTTGGGCCTACACAGCGTCCGAGGGTACGTTATCATACCGCACAAAGCTCACATCCTACTACAATAAATTGGGCTACAATATTACGCCCGATAATATTATTGTTACCACAGGTGGTTCCGAAGCAATCATTATCACAATGCTTACCTGCCTTAACCCTGGCGACGAAGTGATAATACCAGAGCCATTTTACGCCAATTACAACGGCTTTGCCTGCCAGAGCGATGTAGTGGTAAAACCCATATTATCGTACATTGAAAACGGCTTTGCCTTACCCGCCATTGCCGAATTTGAAAAGCTGATAACCGATAAAACCAAGGCCATTATAATTTGCAACCCTAATAACCCAACGGGCTATTTATACTCGCCCGAGGAGTTGGAAGCTTTAAAGCAGTTGGCACTAAAATACGATTTGTACTTGTTTAGCGACGAGGCTTACCGCGAATTTTGCTATGATGGCCGCACATTTATATCGCCCATGCACCTTAACGGTTTGGATGAGAATGTGGTTGTGTTAGACACCGTGAGCAAACGATATAGCGCTTGCGGAGCACGTTTGGGTTGTATGATTACAAAAAATAAGAACATCATCTCGTCGGCACTTAAATTTGCCCAGGCCAGGCTTAGTCCGGGTATGGTTGAGCAAATAGCGGGCGAAGCTGCTGTTGATACTCCTGATGAATATTTTAAGAAGGTTAATAAAGAATATACCCATCGCCGCGATGTGCTGGTACAAGCCTTAAATAAGATGGAAGGCGTATTTTGCCCTAACCCCGGTGGAGCTTTTTATGTGGTGGCCACATTCCCTATTGATAACGCCGATAAATTTTGCCAATGGATGCTCGAAGAATTTGAGTACGATAACCAAACCGTGATGATGGCACCTGCAACCGGCTTTTATAGTACACCCGGTGCTGGCTTAAATCAGGTTAGGATGGCCTATGTGTTAAACGCCGACGACTTACAAAAGGCTATGGTTTGTTTAGAGAAAGCCTTACAGGTATATCCGGGAAGAGTAGGGTAG
- a CDS encoding efflux RND transporter periplasmic adaptor subunit — translation MKAYFKFYSYIIPAFLVITLISCGQPEKSKDEEKEQPARQETNMVSLTANQIKTAGIQLGVIAMKNLATAIKANGLLSVPNQNKALVTSVTKGTIRTLTVQPGNYVNKGQVIATILNPDIAQLQQQSQTTQAQLTLARQEYERQKQLVAGNAAPFKNLQKAEAELAALQAAKKSQQMQLLAMGISQAATNSGSLVTSIAVLAPISGTVSDVSAQIGSSVDASTPIAQIVNNSQLHLDLFVFEKDLPKVKAGQRIHFTLTNSAGKEYDAQIYSIGTAFANQSKTIPVHAVVLGDKTGLIEGMNVTAIISIGSTVLPAVPSEAIVSNGGQDYIFAVKKQDANGIVFERVPLSKGVSDIGFTEITPVKELKQGSKIVVKNTFFVMAKMVNTGEEE, via the coding sequence ATGAAAGCATATTTCAAATTTTACAGCTACATCATCCCGGCCTTTTTGGTAATTACCCTAATTTCTTGCGGGCAACCGGAAAAATCAAAGGATGAGGAAAAAGAGCAACCCGCTCGCCAGGAAACCAACATGGTAAGTTTAACGGCTAACCAAATTAAAACCGCCGGTATTCAACTTGGTGTTATAGCAATGAAAAACCTGGCTACTGCTATTAAGGCCAACGGCCTGCTCTCGGTGCCAAATCAAAATAAAGCCTTGGTTACTTCGGTCACCAAGGGCACCATACGCACATTAACCGTGCAACCAGGTAACTATGTAAATAAAGGCCAGGTGATAGCTACCATACTTAATCCGGATATTGCACAATTGCAACAGCAATCGCAAACTACCCAGGCACAACTTACGCTCGCCCGGCAGGAGTACGAGCGGCAAAAGCAACTGGTGGCAGGCAATGCCGCGCCATTTAAAAACCTGCAAAAAGCCGAGGCGGAATTGGCTGCGTTGCAGGCGGCCAAAAAATCGCAACAAATGCAGTTGTTAGCTATGGGTATTTCGCAAGCCGCAACAAACAGCGGCAGTTTGGTAACCAGTATTGCGGTATTGGCACCAATAAGCGGCACGGTTAGCGATGTATCGGCACAAATCGGCTCAAGTGTTGATGCTTCTACGCCTATTGCTCAAATCGTCAACAATTCGCAATTGCATCTCGACCTGTTCGTATTCGAAAAAGACCTGCCCAAAGTTAAGGCCGGGCAACGCATACATTTCACTTTAACCAATAGTGCGGGTAAAGAGTACGACGCGCAGATCTATTCTATCGGCACAGCCTTCGCCAATCAGTCAAAAACCATCCCGGTACATGCAGTGGTGCTTGGCGATAAAACAGGGCTGATAGAGGGTATGAATGTAACGGCTATTATCAGCATCGGCAGCACCGTTTTACCTGCTGTACCCTCGGAAGCTATAGTAAGTAACGGCGGGCAGGATTATATTTTTGCGGTAAAAAAACAGGATGCCAACGGAATTGTATTTGAACGTGTACCTTTAAGTAAAGGGGTATCCGATATTGGGTTTACCGAGATCACTCCGGTTAAAGAATTAAAGCAAGGCTCAAAAATAGTGGTAAAAAACACCTTTTTTGTGATGGCTAAAATGGTGAATACCGGCGAAGAAGAATAG
- a CDS encoding CusA/CzcA family heavy metal efflux RND transporter: MLDAIIRFSIRNKLVIGFFTLALMAWGIWSTSQIPVDALPDITNNQVQVITKAPTLAAQEVEQFITYPVERSLSNLPDVTEMRSMSRFGLSVITIVFKESVNVYFARQLIAEKLNEVQEQIPKGTGRPEMAPVTTGLGEIYQYILHPKKGSKHQYSAMELRTMQDWIVTRQLYGIAGVAEVTAFGGLAKQYEVALDPDKLKAMDVTIPEIFTALEKNNQNTGGAYIDRKPNAYFIRGVGLMTGIPDIENTIIKRQTNGVPILVKNVAKIQLGSPPRYGAMTYNGEKEVVGGIVLMTKGANSAEVVGLVKERMELVQKSLPNDVVIEPFLDRTNLINRAISTVERNLIEGALIVIFVLVLFLGNWRAGLIVASAIPLALLFALSMMNLFGVSANLMSLGAIDFGLIVDGAVIIVEATMHHLILRKSYGRFTQAEMDEEVFQSASRIRNSAAFGEIIILVVYIPILTLTGIEGKMFRPMAQTVGFAILGALLLSLTYIPMMSALLLSKNAEPQKTLSNRMMGFLQRKYQPVLKAAIRFKYQVVGAAVVLLIVSGVIFSKMGGEFIPQLEEGDYAIEFVLPQGTSLTQTVETIMQAERMLKKYPEVKMLVGKTGSADVATDPMPPEASDLMVILKDKSEWPSGKGFYQLADDMRNTLADLPGVIAEPSQPIQMRFNELMTGVKQDVAVKIFGENLDTLNMLAVKVAQAIKPVQGVTAPQVERVSGLPQITVKYDRARMANYGLNIEDVNQVISTAFAGNSTGSIYENERRFDLVVRLDSAHRNAIENVSDLFIPTPDGNQIPLSQVASVTYQTGPAQISRENARRRIVVSFNVTGRDVESAVKEVQAKLNAKIPLPSGYYYTYGGTFQNLRQASARLMIAVPAALLLIFILLYFTFKSFKQAMLIFSAIPMSAIGGVFALLLRGMPFSISAGVGFIALFGVAVLNGIVLIGTFNQLAKDGVDDVLQRIYEGTKDRLRPVLMTGAVASLGFLPMAVSSSAGAEVQKPLATVVIGGLLTATLLTLVVLPLLYLIFTKNQSSSPNLSGKMKKALIALLVMGFTLPTFAQSPTAKRISLNSAYEMAMQNNLQLRSLSLKIDQRKELGKTAFNLPKTGVFVENEDINPDDQKGILKIGVSQSLDWPGLYSARKKLLNEQTRSAEFARQVQIADIKRDIAATYYNLWYYQSKQRLWQKLDSIYSALAKAAVLRVKTGENAGLDSIAAKAKAQETKVQLRLIQRDMANQQQALKRLVNTKLNLLPDSVQLQKINPDGSEPDSAAHPLLKLQQQQVNIAGAEAKVTGQGQMPSLEGRFFSQRLYGVSPPYSGFSVTVGIPLFGRGQYKHLVKAAQLEQNYQQTLLKDQQLAFNTSYSQERETLQKNDDLLNYYTSSGLKQADAIINAANLSYRYGEIGFGELSQFLTQAIDIQRNYLDVLNEYNQSAIQLNYYTNNSK; the protein is encoded by the coding sequence ATGTTAGATGCCATTATACGGTTCAGCATCCGTAATAAACTGGTTATTGGCTTTTTTACCCTTGCGCTTATGGCCTGGGGTATTTGGAGCACTTCGCAAATCCCGGTTGATGCCTTGCCCGATATTACCAATAACCAGGTGCAGGTAATTACCAAAGCACCTACATTAGCCGCCCAGGAAGTGGAGCAGTTTATAACCTACCCGGTAGAGCGTTCGCTATCAAACCTGCCTGATGTTACCGAAATGCGCTCCATGTCGCGCTTTGGCTTGAGCGTTATCACCATTGTATTCAAGGAATCGGTTAACGTGTATTTCGCGCGGCAACTAATTGCCGAGAAACTGAACGAGGTGCAGGAGCAGATTCCAAAGGGAACAGGGAGGCCCGAAATGGCACCAGTTACCACAGGGTTGGGCGAGATATACCAATATATTTTACATCCCAAAAAAGGGAGCAAACATCAATACTCGGCGATGGAACTGCGCACCATGCAAGACTGGATAGTTACCCGCCAGCTATATGGAATTGCCGGTGTGGCCGAAGTTACTGCCTTTGGCGGTCTTGCCAAGCAATACGAAGTGGCTCTTGATCCCGATAAACTCAAAGCTATGGATGTAACCATCCCCGAGATATTTACCGCTTTAGAAAAAAACAACCAGAATACAGGAGGTGCTTATATTGACCGCAAACCTAATGCCTATTTTATCCGTGGTGTGGGTTTGATGACCGGTATACCTGATATAGAAAATACCATTATAAAAAGGCAGACTAACGGTGTGCCCATACTGGTTAAAAATGTGGCAAAAATACAATTAGGCTCGCCGCCACGCTATGGAGCCATGACGTATAATGGCGAAAAGGAAGTGGTTGGCGGTATAGTTTTAATGACTAAGGGAGCTAACAGTGCCGAGGTTGTTGGGTTGGTAAAGGAGCGTATGGAATTGGTACAAAAATCGTTACCTAACGACGTAGTTATTGAGCCTTTTTTAGATCGTACCAACCTCATTAACCGCGCCATAAGCACTGTAGAGCGTAACCTGATTGAAGGTGCCCTGATTGTAATTTTTGTGTTGGTACTTTTTTTAGGTAACTGGCGCGCAGGGTTAATTGTGGCTTCGGCCATCCCATTAGCATTATTATTTGCCCTTTCTATGATGAACCTCTTTGGCGTATCGGCTAATTTGATGTCGTTAGGAGCGATTGATTTTGGCTTGATAGTAGATGGCGCGGTTATTATAGTAGAGGCTACCATGCACCATCTCATCCTACGCAAAAGCTATGGCCGTTTTACACAGGCCGAAATGGACGAGGAAGTATTTCAGTCCGCTTCCCGTATCCGTAATAGTGCCGCCTTTGGCGAGATTATCATTTTGGTGGTTTACATACCCATTTTAACTTTAACCGGTATAGAAGGCAAAATGTTTAGGCCAATGGCGCAAACTGTTGGCTTTGCCATTTTGGGTGCTTTGCTATTATCGCTCACTTACATCCCCATGATGTCGGCTTTATTGCTTTCCAAAAATGCCGAACCCCAAAAAACGCTTTCAAACCGGATGATGGGCTTTTTACAACGCAAGTATCAACCCGTTTTAAAAGCAGCCATCCGTTTTAAATATCAGGTGGTTGGGGCTGCTGTTGTGTTATTAATTGTTAGTGGTGTTATTTTCTCCAAAATGGGAGGGGAGTTTATCCCGCAACTGGAAGAAGGCGATTATGCTATCGAATTTGTGTTACCACAAGGTACTTCGCTTACGCAAACTGTAGAAACCATTATGCAGGCAGAACGGATGCTCAAAAAATATCCTGAAGTTAAAATGTTGGTGGGTAAAACGGGTAGCGCCGATGTAGCTACAGACCCCATGCCGCCAGAAGCTTCGGACCTGATGGTGATACTCAAAGATAAATCGGAATGGCCGTCGGGCAAGGGTTTTTACCAACTGGCAGATGATATGCGTAATACTTTGGCAGACTTGCCGGGTGTGATAGCAGAACCCAGCCAACCCATACAAATGCGCTTTAACGAATTGATGACCGGGGTTAAGCAAGACGTGGCGGTTAAAATTTTTGGAGAAAACCTCGACACTTTAAACATGCTGGCCGTTAAAGTTGCACAAGCCATTAAACCTGTGCAGGGCGTTACCGCGCCGCAGGTGGAACGGGTTAGCGGGCTCCCACAAATAACGGTGAAATACGACCGCGCACGGATGGCTAACTACGGGCTAAATATTGAAGATGTGAACCAGGTTATCAGCACCGCTTTTGCAGGTAATTCCACCGGTTCTATCTATGAAAACGAACGCCGTTTTGACCTGGTGGTGAGGCTGGATTCTGCACACCGGAATGCTATAGAAAATGTAAGCGACTTGTTTATACCTACACCGGATGGTAACCAGATTCCGCTCTCGCAGGTAGCAAGCGTAACCTACCAAACCGGCCCCGCGCAAATTAGCCGTGAAAACGCCCGGCGACGTATTGTAGTTAGTTTTAATGTAACGGGCCGCGATGTGGAAAGCGCAGTTAAGGAGGTACAGGCTAAACTAAACGCTAAAATACCTTTGCCAAGCGGTTATTATTATACCTACGGCGGCACTTTCCAAAATTTGCGGCAAGCCAGTGCAAGGCTAATGATTGCGGTTCCGGCAGCATTACTGCTTATTTTTATCCTGCTCTATTTCACATTCAAATCTTTTAAGCAAGCTATGCTTATTTTTTCGGCTATACCCATGTCTGCCATTGGTGGCGTGTTTGCCTTATTACTACGGGGCATGCCGTTTAGCATTTCGGCAGGTGTTGGCTTTATTGCACTGTTTGGAGTGGCGGTGCTTAACGGCATTGTGCTTATAGGCACGTTTAACCAACTGGCTAAAGATGGTGTTGATGACGTATTGCAAAGAATATATGAAGGTACTAAAGACCGCTTGCGACCGGTATTGATGACGGGAGCGGTGGCTTCTTTAGGTTTCCTGCCTATGGCGGTTTCGTCAAGTGCGGGGGCCGAAGTTCAGAAACCATTAGCTACCGTAGTGATAGGCGGATTGTTAACTGCCACTTTATTAACGCTGGTTGTGCTACCCTTACTGTATTTAATTTTCACCAAAAACCAAAGTTCCTCACCAAATTTATCCGGAAAAATGAAAAAGGCTTTGATTGCATTATTGGTTATGGGCTTTACGTTACCAACCTTCGCTCAATCTCCAACCGCCAAACGCATTAGCCTGAATAGTGCTTATGAAATGGCTATGCAAAACAACTTGCAATTGCGCTCGTTGAGTTTAAAGATCGATCAGCGGAAAGAATTGGGTAAAACAGCTTTCAACCTACCTAAAACCGGAGTGTTTGTTGAAAACGAGGATATTAACCCCGACGATCAAAAAGGGATATTAAAAATAGGTGTTTCCCAAAGCCTGGATTGGCCAGGTTTGTATAGTGCCCGCAAAAAGTTGCTGAACGAGCAAACCCGTTCTGCGGAATTTGCCCGGCAGGTACAAATAGCGGATATTAAAAGGGACATAGCCGCAACCTATTATAACTTGTGGTATTACCAAAGCAAACAACGTTTATGGCAAAAATTAGATAGCATTTATTCCGCATTAGCAAAAGCCGCCGTTTTGAGGGTAAAAACCGGGGAAAATGCAGGGCTGGATAGCATAGCCGCGAAAGCTAAAGCCCAGGAAACCAAAGTGCAGTTGCGGTTAATACAAAGGGATATGGCAAACCAGCAGCAAGCCTTAAAACGCCTGGTAAATACAAAGTTGAATTTATTGCCGGATAGTGTACAATTACAAAAAATTAACCCCGATGGCTCGGAACCGGATAGTGCGGCGCATCCGCTTTTAAAATTACAGCAGCAGCAGGTAAATATTGCAGGTGCAGAAGCAAAGGTAACGGGCCAAGGCCAAATGCCATCCTTAGAGGGCCGGTTTTTTTCGCAGCGATTGTATGGCGTTAGCCCGCCTTATTCGGGGTTTTCGGTAACTGTTGGTATCCCGTTGTTCGGCAGGGGCCAGTATAAACATTTGGTTAAGGCGGCGCAGCTTGAACAAAATTACCAGCAAACCCTCCTAAAAGATCAACAACTGGCTTTCAATACCTCATATAGCCAGGAACGGGAAACCCTGCAAAAAAATGATGATCTGCTTAATTATTATACCTCCAGCGGGTTAAAACAAGCGGATGCCATTATTAACGCGGCCAACTTATCGTACCGTTACGGCGAGATCGGATTTGGAGAGCTATCACAATTTCTTACCCAGGCTATTGATATTCAACGAAACTACCTCGATGTGCTCAATGAGTATAATCAATCCGCCATTCAACTCAACTATTACACTAATAACAGTAAATAA
- a CDS encoding DUF779 domain-containing protein has translation MTHRVLVTPAASGLIAQLKSRFGSLMFHQSGGCCDGSSPMCFEKGDFILGGSDVKLGNVDGCEFWMSKDQFEYWQHTQLTLDIVQGRGSSFSIEIPTGFRFMIRSRIFTDDEMNDLEPVGFIED, from the coding sequence ATGACCCACCGTGTACTCGTAACCCCAGCCGCCTCTGGCCTTATAGCACAATTGAAATCGCGCTTCGGTTCGCTCATGTTTCACCAAAGTGGCGGCTGTTGCGATGGATCGTCGCCTATGTGCTTCGAAAAAGGCGACTTTATACTCGGCGGGAGCGATGTGAAATTAGGTAACGTTGACGGCTGCGAGTTTTGGATGAGTAAAGATCAGTTTGAATACTGGCAACACACCCAACTTACTTTAGATATTGTACAGGGCCGTGGCTCCAGTTTCTCTATCGAAATACCTACCGGTTTCCGCTTTATGATACGCTCCCGTATTTTTACCGATGATGAGATGAATGATTTAGAACCTGTTGGTTTTATTGAGGATTAA
- a CDS encoding aldehyde dehydrogenase family protein, with amino-acid sequence MSTALKPTFKPKYDNFIGGKFVPPVNGEYFDNVSPIDGKVFTQAARSAKADVELALDAAHAAFPAWGKTSAAYRAALLNKIADTIEANLEQLAVVECIDNGKAIRECRAADLPLVVDHFRYFAGVIRAEEGEISEHDEYTVSIIMNEPLGVVGQIIPWNFPLLMATWKIAPALAAGNCCVVKPAEQTPTSIMVLMELIGHILPPGVLNIVTGFGPEAGKPLASSPRIAKVSFTGETTTGRLIMQYASENLIPVTMELGGKSPNIFLESVGDADDEFFDKAIEGAVLFALNQGEVCTCPSRMLVHEKIYDKFIKRVIERTNAIIMGNPLDGNTMMGAQASNDQYEKIQSYLKIGRDEGAEVLAGGDVKKLDGELAGGYYIQPTIFKGHNKMRIFQEEIFGPVVCVTTFKTTEEAITIANDTLYGLGAGVWTRDAHEVYQVPRAILAGRVWVNNYHAYPAHAPFGGYKKSGFGRENHKMMLGHYRQAKNMLISYNKNKLGFF; translated from the coding sequence ATGAGCACTGCTTTAAAACCTACGTTCAAGCCTAAGTATGATAACTTTATTGGCGGTAAATTTGTACCGCCGGTTAACGGCGAATACTTTGATAACGTATCGCCAATTGATGGCAAAGTATTTACACAAGCTGCCCGCAGCGCAAAAGCCGATGTAGAGCTTGCACTTGATGCCGCACACGCCGCCTTCCCTGCCTGGGGAAAAACATCTGCCGCTTACCGGGCAGCGCTACTCAACAAAATTGCCGATACCATAGAAGCTAACTTAGAGCAATTAGCCGTGGTAGAATGCATAGATAACGGCAAAGCCATCCGCGAGTGCCGTGCTGCCGATTTGCCCCTGGTTGTTGATCACTTCCGTTATTTTGCCGGTGTTATCCGCGCCGAAGAAGGCGAAATATCCGAACATGACGAGTACACGGTAAGCATCATCATGAACGAGCCGCTGGGTGTGGTTGGCCAAATTATCCCCTGGAACTTCCCGCTGCTTATGGCTACCTGGAAAATTGCACCGGCCCTTGCCGCAGGCAATTGCTGCGTTGTAAAACCCGCCGAGCAAACCCCAACATCTATCATGGTACTAATGGAACTTATAGGCCATATACTGCCTCCGGGTGTGTTAAATATTGTTACCGGTTTTGGACCAGAAGCAGGTAAACCGCTGGCTTCGTCGCCGCGCATTGCCAAGGTTTCTTTTACAGGGGAAACCACTACAGGCCGTTTAATTATGCAATATGCTTCTGAAAACCTCATCCCGGTTACGATGGAACTGGGTGGTAAATCGCCAAACATATTTTTAGAAAGCGTTGGCGATGCCGACGATGAGTTTTTTGATAAAGCGATAGAAGGTGCTGTATTATTTGCATTGAACCAAGGCGAAGTTTGTACATGCCCATCTCGTATGCTGGTGCACGAAAAAATATATGATAAATTTATAAAACGTGTAATAGAGCGCACTAACGCCATTATTATGGGAAACCCGTTAGATGGCAACACCATGATGGGTGCCCAGGCATCTAACGATCAGTACGAAAAAATACAATCGTACTTGAAAATTGGCCGCGACGAGGGTGCCGAAGTTTTAGCCGGAGGCGATGTGAAAAAACTGGACGGCGAATTAGCCGGCGGTTATTATATACAGCCAACTATTTTTAAAGGCCACAATAAAATGCGCATCTTCCAGGAAGAGATCTTCGGGCCTGTAGTTTGCGTAACCACCTTTAAAACTACCGAAGAAGCGATAACTATAGCTAACGACACGCTTTACGGCCTTGGTGCCGGCGTTTGGACCCGCGATGCCCACGAGGTTTACCAGGTACCGCGTGCTATTTTGGCTGGCCGTGTTTGGGTTAACAACTACCACGCTTATCCTGCCCACGCACCTTTCGGTGGCTACAAAAAATCCGGCTTCGGGCGCGAAAATCATAAAATGATGTTGGGCCACTATCGGCAAGCCAAAAACATGCTCATATCGTACAATAAAAACAAGTTAGGTTTCTTTTAA
- a CDS encoding DUF6660 family protein, with protein sequence MKYVAILFSIYITLLALMPCQDKEDEVAFSFDTTISQTKTCGGHSQKEICPPFCTCNCCSTARYIASMPLTALFTKAVVVNYPAYPTPVVKQQILDIWQPPQIA encoded by the coding sequence ATGAAATATGTGGCCATTTTATTTAGCATCTACATAACTTTACTTGCCCTGATGCCTTGTCAGGACAAAGAAGATGAGGTTGCTTTTTCATTTGATACTACTATTTCTCAAACTAAAACTTGTGGAGGGCATTCTCAAAAGGAAATTTGCCCGCCTTTTTGTACCTGCAATTGCTGTTCTACGGCGCGTTACATTGCAAGTATGCCATTAACAGCCCTATTTACAAAAGCGGTTGTTGTTAATTATCCCGCCTATCCAACCCCTGTTGTTAAGCAACAAATTCTTGATATCTGGCAACCGCCGCAAATAGCATAA